One genomic segment of Sorex araneus isolate mSorAra2 chromosome X, mSorAra2.pri, whole genome shotgun sequence includes these proteins:
- the LOC101549810 gene encoding LOW QUALITY PROTEIN: zinc finger protein 524-like (The sequence of the model RefSeq protein was modified relative to this genomic sequence to represent the inferred CDS: substituted 1 base at 1 genomic stop codon): MDTPSPDQLPSPLPQEEENPLALPPPVRRGRRGRPPGTAASSHWTLKASFSRKRGQPPKPGQEPPLVQGPMAPVDSGGGSDLLXIDDQGVPYTVSEGSVAGGTEGSGPKKARHFCPVCLRTFPYLSDLERHSISHSELKPHECKDCGKTFKRSSHLRRHCNIHAGLRPFHCLLCPRRFREAGELAHHHRVHSGERPYQCPVCRLRFTEANTLRRHAKRKHPEAMEAPVCPPDPGPELPWDDEGIPATAGAEEEEEEEEEEEEEEEEEEEEPQERKELA, translated from the coding sequence ATGGACACCCCCAGCCCAGACCAGTTGCCTTCGCCTTTGCCCCAGGAGGAAGAAAACCCTCTGGCCTTGCCGCCTCCTGTTCGTCGGGGCCGCCGGGGCCGCCCTCCCGGTACTGCTGCCTCCTCGCACTGGACGCTCAAGGCCTCCTTCTCCCGTAAGCGGGGCCAGCCCCCCAAACCAGGGCAGGAGCCCCCGCTGGTGCAGGGGCCCATGGCCCCGGTGGACAGCGGCGGGGGTAGCGACCTGCTGTAAATCGATGATCAGGGTGTGCCCTATACAGTCTCTGAAGGGTCAGTGGCAGGTGGGACCGAGGGCTCGGGTCCCAAGAAGGCGCGGCACTTCTGCCCAGTGTGCCTGCGGACCTTCCCCTACCTCTCTGACCTGGAGCGCCACAGCATCTCGCACTCGGAGCTGAAACCGCACGAGTGCAAGGACTGTGGCAAGACCTTCAAGCGGTCCAGCCACCTGCGGCGGCACTGCAACATCCACGCTGGCCTGCGGCCCTTCCACTGTCTGCTCTGCCCGCGCCGCTTCCGCGAGGCCGGCGAGTTGGCGCACCACCATCGGGTGCACTCGGGGGAGCGGCCCTACCAGTGCCCCGTCTGCCGGCTGCGCTTCACCGAGGCCAACACGCTCCGGCGCCATGCCAAACGCAAGCACCCAGAGGCCATGGAGGCACCCGTGTGTCCCCCGGACCCAGGACCTGAGCTGCCATGGGACGACGAGGGCATCCCGGCCACTGCTGgcgccgaggaggaggaggaggaggaggaggaggaggaggaggaggaggaggaggaggaggaggagccacaGGAGAGGAAAGAGCTGGCCTGA